One Tunturibacter gelidoferens genomic region harbors:
- a CDS encoding lytic transglycosylase domain-containing protein codes for MTLSDSVRTVALVVACVPLVLLTGCPQDQSASPGNTSAQTTAPAITQASSAAASQSGQAAPSTEQSVDSASRAFKVQQLINSAEAAYRSGVDNYRAGRLDAARLDFDSAVDLMLTSGMDLKTDPQLADEFDHLLNAVNSLEMAALKQGNGFSPKIEEAPLDTAEDLTFPANPELTAKLKAELQISSDLPLVINDQVAGYIGYFANSPSFHAHMLRSMERAGKYKTMIQSALTAQGVPQDLIYLAVAESGFQPQVLNAKSGAGGMWQFMPTGAYGLARNGYFDERFDPEKSSIAYARYMKTLYNQFGDWYLAMAAYDWGPGNVQRAVQRTGYADFWELYRRNALPKETRDYVPKILAAVIMAKNPEKYGLDKMVPDEPVVSDTVSVDYAIDLRLVADITNSSLPEIVALNPSLLRMTTPGDMPFDLHIPIGTHDVFTERLKEIPQDKRNTWRFHVVRSGESLDGIVTSLHAHLSDVVAANGLSANDGVDTGDELVIPVTVAASTRPQRYTVHHGDTLVTVSDRFGVSVEELRRWNHLSSSAVRPGASLAVAEPVKLAPGTHVHGRGSRKRSGSRTVSTSVHQGSAHPSSGRAGSKASGSSTTSKPAGKKSSHAAKPSSGTKTKKKATR; via the coding sequence ATGACTTTAAGCGATTCGGTGCGAACGGTAGCACTCGTGGTGGCGTGTGTGCCGCTTGTACTGCTGACGGGCTGTCCTCAGGATCAGTCCGCCTCGCCTGGCAACACCTCTGCTCAGACAACCGCTCCAGCGATAACGCAAGCCTCAAGCGCGGCCGCATCTCAATCCGGGCAGGCAGCTCCCTCCACAGAGCAGTCTGTCGACAGCGCGTCCCGGGCTTTCAAGGTGCAGCAGCTGATCAACTCTGCCGAGGCCGCCTATCGCAGCGGCGTAGACAACTATCGCGCGGGCCGTCTCGACGCAGCGCGGCTGGACTTCGACTCTGCCGTCGACCTCATGCTCACCAGCGGCATGGATCTGAAGACCGACCCGCAACTAGCCGATGAATTCGATCATCTCTTGAACGCGGTCAACTCGCTCGAGATGGCAGCCCTGAAGCAGGGCAACGGATTCTCACCAAAGATCGAGGAGGCTCCACTCGACACAGCCGAAGATCTTACCTTCCCCGCAAACCCGGAGCTGACTGCAAAGCTGAAGGCTGAACTGCAGATCTCCTCCGACCTGCCCCTCGTCATTAACGACCAGGTCGCCGGCTACATCGGATACTTTGCGAACTCACCCTCTTTCCACGCCCATATGCTTCGCAGCATGGAGCGCGCCGGCAAATACAAGACTATGATTCAGAGCGCGCTGACCGCGCAGGGCGTCCCGCAGGACCTCATCTATCTCGCCGTGGCTGAGTCGGGCTTTCAGCCTCAGGTGCTCAACGCGAAGTCGGGCGCAGGCGGCATGTGGCAGTTCATGCCGACCGGCGCCTACGGCCTGGCACGCAACGGCTACTTCGATGAGCGCTTCGATCCCGAAAAGTCTTCGATCGCCTACGCAAGGTACATGAAAACCCTCTACAACCAGTTCGGTGACTGGTATCTCGCGATGGCCGCCTACGACTGGGGCCCGGGCAACGTGCAGCGCGCCGTGCAGCGAACCGGCTACGCGGATTTCTGGGAGCTCTACCGCCGCAACGCGCTGCCAAAGGAGACTCGTGACTACGTCCCGAAGATTCTCGCTGCCGTCATCATGGCCAAAAACCCCGAGAAGTACGGCCTCGACAAGATGGTGCCCGACGAACCTGTCGTCTCCGACACCGTGTCCGTCGACTATGCGATCGATCTGCGTCTCGTCGCCGACATCACCAACTCCTCTCTGCCCGAGATCGTGGCCCTCAATCCCAGTCTCTTGCGCATGACGACACCAGGCGACATGCCGTTCGATCTGCACATACCCATCGGTACCCATGACGTTTTCACGGAGCGCCTCAAGGAGATTCCACAGGACAAACGCAACACCTGGCGCTTTCACGTAGTCCGTTCCGGTGAGTCGCTCGACGGCATCGTGACCTCTCTGCATGCCCATTTGAGCGACGTCGTCGCCGCGAACGGCCTGTCTGCGAACGACGGTGTCGATACAGGAGACGAACTTGTTATCCCCGTGACCGTCGCTGCAAGCACGCGGCCGCAGCGATACACCGTCCATCACGGCGACACACTGGTCACCGTCTCCGATCGATTCGGCGTCTCGGTGGAAGAGTTGCGGCGATGGAACCATCTCTCCTCGAGCGCGGTGCGGCCCGGTGCCTCCCTCGCTGTCGCGGAGCCGGTTAAGCTCGCACCCGGCACCCACGTACACGGCAGAGGTTCTCGAAAGAGGAGTGGCTCGCGTACAGTTTCAACCAGTGTTCATCAGGGTTCTGCGCATCCCTCCAGCGGGCGCGCAGGCTCGAAGGCAAGCGGATCGTCAACGACTAGTAAGCCCGCAGGTAAGAAGAGTTCACATGCAGCGAAGCCGAGCTCAGGCACCAAAACGAAAAAGAAAGCTACACGATAA
- a CDS encoding PP2C family protein-serine/threonine phosphatase yields the protein MATQLPSIDALEALPRRIHSSCDFVQALMKLQRAAQLITSSLDLDVLFDRVVNDIAGAIGCVEVSVWLRDPGTDEMVLHGVRGCPTYKKGDRMKIGVRGMIGHVAATGVTRYAHDVTIDPYYIACELDTRSEVTVPLLLDGKVIGVLCVDHKETNAFSEDQISVMEALAGHIAVAIENARLFRNERHERELMQREADDARVVQQSLFVKAVPLVCGFAFETAWNPAGAVAGDWFDLIDLGDDRCGIVLGDVSGKGMPAALLMSATRAILRTLVKLDPSPGSTLMRLNQILMDDFPMGKFVTMIYGVLDARSREITIASAGHLRPLLINGQCSFLDIDTGMPLGLGATTYPEYKVTLKPGTQLLFYTDGITEAMNRSDEEFGAGRLVEHFLRPLACVDGLIEEVSRFSHGSNHIDDATAVLIRSR from the coding sequence ATGGCGACTCAACTCCCTTCGATCGATGCACTAGAAGCGCTTCCCAGGCGCATTCATTCATCCTGTGATTTCGTACAGGCCTTGATGAAGTTGCAGCGGGCCGCGCAACTTATTACCTCCAGCCTCGATCTGGATGTGTTGTTCGATCGGGTCGTAAACGATATCGCCGGTGCGATCGGCTGCGTAGAGGTCTCCGTCTGGCTGCGCGACCCGGGCACCGATGAGATGGTGCTTCATGGTGTTCGAGGTTGCCCCACATACAAGAAGGGCGACCGCATGAAAATTGGCGTCCGCGGCATGATCGGCCACGTCGCTGCAACGGGTGTGACGCGCTACGCCCACGACGTGACGATCGATCCTTACTACATCGCGTGTGAGTTGGACACCCGGTCAGAGGTTACCGTTCCGCTTCTGCTTGACGGGAAGGTCATTGGAGTCCTGTGCGTGGATCACAAGGAGACCAACGCCTTCTCTGAGGACCAGATCTCCGTGATGGAGGCGTTGGCTGGGCACATCGCGGTGGCCATCGAAAACGCCCGGCTGTTCCGCAATGAGCGCCACGAACGCGAGCTCATGCAACGCGAAGCAGACGACGCCCGCGTCGTCCAGCAATCGCTCTTCGTCAAGGCTGTCCCCCTGGTCTGTGGCTTTGCATTTGAAACCGCGTGGAATCCGGCCGGAGCCGTCGCTGGCGATTGGTTTGACCTGATCGACCTCGGCGACGATCGCTGCGGAATCGTACTCGGCGACGTCTCCGGCAAGGGCATGCCTGCGGCCCTGTTGATGTCCGCAACACGCGCCATCCTGCGCACGCTGGTCAAGCTCGACCCCTCGCCCGGAAGCACGCTCATGCGGCTGAATCAAATCCTGATGGATGACTTTCCGATGGGCAAATTTGTCACCATGATCTACGGTGTGCTCGATGCGCGATCCCGTGAGATCACGATTGCCAGCGCCGGACATCTGCGTCCGCTCCTCATCAACGGCCAGTGCTCCTTCCTCGACATCGACACCGGCATGCCGCTTGGACTCGGTGCGACAACCTATCCCGAATACAAAGTAACCCTCAAGCCAGGCACTCAGCTCCTCTTCTACACCGATGGAATCACCGAGGCCATGAACCGCAGCGACGAAGAGTTCGGGGCCGGACGGCTTGTCGAACACTTTCTGCGGCCCTTAGCCTGCGTCGATGGACTCATCGAAGAAGTGAGCAGATTCAGCCATGGATCGAACCACATCGATGACGCAACCGCGGTCCTGATTCGAAGTCGATAA